The DNA window AAGACTTGGGCGCCGATTTTGGCAATATCCCCATCGCGGTATGGATGATAATCCGGAAAGCCGCTGAAGCCTGCCGTTTGACACCCCTGCTTGGCGAACGGCCGCATCACTGCTGCAAAAACACCTGTCGGCGTTGAGAGTAAATCAAACCGATAAAAAAAGAAAGGCTGCCCATAAATCTAAAAGCAAAGAATTGCAAATCAAATTGCCCCATAATCAAAAAGGCACTTAGACCCAGAATTCCCATGCTCCAGAGAGTATTTTTATGATAAATGAAACGCATCAAATGCCGTTTCAATACAAAACAAATGGTAAATACCCATATAAGTCCTAGTATCCCACTGCAAACAAACACCTCTAATATAACATTATGGGCTGTAAAAAGGACCAAACCCTTCAAAAATGCGAGAGGCTTCACACAGCCAATGCCAAATCCCAGGAAGAGGTGTTCCTGAACTGTGGCCTTCAATAAAGCAATCCAAACGCCTCCACGAAGGCTGAGTTGAAAGCCTTTGTAATTTAAGTAGTATAAGAGTGCAAAAAGACCGAGAAGCATGGCCCCGCAGACTGTTAGTCGAATCCAAGTCTGAATATCTCGTCTGATCGACCCCCAAATCATTACAGCGCAGCATACACCCAGCCATGCACCTCTTGAATTTGTTAAAATTAAAAGATATAATCCTATTGCTACCCCTACAATGCTTATTATCGAGTTAAGGGATAGACATGACCATTTCTTGTTTCGAACAAGTGGCAAAACCAAGATGCAAAGACCGACCAGATGCACGGCGGCATTGTTGGGGTTCTTATAATAAGAGAAAAAGAAATGATTTTCCGGATCATGTAAAAAAAGAAAATTCCCCAAAATAACAATAAAAGCCAGAAGATTTACAAATAAAAGTC is part of the Desulfobacterales bacterium genome and encodes:
- a CDS encoding O-antigen ligase family protein; this encodes MINKIFSFKLDHIKHPIAIQASLILLALALIGLYLPGKLSSFLVIPALFVTWGYRSVIQIDRQIRIAFYLLLAYLIFFTLFSQSVSHSADGVYNVLRGCLFFPFALVFAELARRKGLLFVNLLAFIVILGNFLFLHDPENHFFFSYYKNPNNAAVHLVGLCILVLPLVRNKKWSCLSLNSIISIVGVAIGLYLLILTNSRGAWLGVCCAVMIWGSIRRDIQTWIRLTVCGAMLLGLFALLYYLNYKGFQLSLRGGVWIALLKATVQEHLFLGFGIGCVKPLAFLKGLVLFTAHNVILEVFVCSGILGLIWVFTICFVLKRHLMRFIYHKNTLWSMGILGLSAFLIMGQFDLQFFAFRFMGSLSFFIGLIYSQRRQVFLQQ